A stretch of Aedes aegypti strain LVP_AGWG chromosome 2, AaegL5.0 Primary Assembly, whole genome shotgun sequence DNA encodes these proteins:
- the LOC5563851 gene encoding phosphatidylinositol glycan anchor biosynthesis class U protein: MMKWMTTVLLGAALRYLLMHSHYGVTIQNRVEVATPLNSWKRAIEGAYLYANGTNPYEGDLYHQNPFVLVSVWFLMEKLFAFASAIFINLEVGTILMLKSVAAIFIRKLYDNQRSRLSSFAKGTKELQISPDDVRSVPYYVALAYMFNPYSILNCVGQTTTVLSNFLLALFLLGMANRVRLVACMALALETQINIYPCVLIIPAALFIAQDDKHKMQSILITCGMFLMTFLFVNYASFMIMGDWSFLDATYGFIFNCRDLQPNIGLFWYFFTEMFDHFRTLFLYTFQINATLLYLFPLTFKLHKEPIMLLTMLLALGVVFRPYPCVGDIGMYLSLLPLWKSISKFMGHNYIVGATMLVTSILGPTVWHLWIYSNSANANFYFGMTLVFCTAQIFLITDLFFAYIKREFCLKHGMNITIDGKEARIALE; the protein is encoded by the exons ATGATGAAGTGGATGACAACCGTGCTTTTGGGCGCCGCCCTGCGCTATTTACTGATGCATTCCCATTACGGGGTCACGATCCAGAACCGAGTCGAAGTGGCCACTCCGCTGAACTCGTGGAAGCGAG CAATTGAAGGGGCATACTTGTACGCCAACGGAACAAATCCGTACGAAGGCGACCTGTACCATCAGAACCCATTCGTGCTTGTTTCGGTGTGGTTCCTGATGGAGAAACTGTTCGCGTTCGCCAGTGCCATATTCATCAACCTGGAAGTGGGAACCATTCTGATGCTCAAAAGCGTGGCCGCAATTTTCATCCGTAAACTTTACGACAACCAAAGATCGCGTTTGTCCAGCTTTGCCAAGGGGACCAAAGAATTGCAGATATCGCCGGATGATGTCCGCTCAGTTCCGTACTATGTGGCCCTGGCGTACATGTTCAACCCGTACTCAATCCTGAACTGCGTCGGTCAAACGACTACGGTTCTGAGTAACTTCCTGCTGGCGTTGTTCCTTCTGGGAATGGCCAATCGAGTGAGATTGGTGGCCTGCATGGCACTGGCCCTGGAAACGCAGATTAACATCTATCCTTGCGTACTTATCATCCCGGCTGCACTGTTCATCGCTCAAGATGACAAGCACAAAATGCAAAGCATTCTCATTACGTGTGGAATGTTCTTAATGACCTTTTTGTTCGTGAATTACGCTTCATTCATGATCATGGGCGATTGGAGCTTTTTGGATGCAACTTATGGGTTTAT CTTCAACTGCCGTGATTTGCAGCCCAACATCGGACTTTTCTGGTATTTCTTCACCGAAATGTTCGACCACTTCCGGACTCTTTTCCTGTACACATTCCAAATCAACGCCACACTGCTGTACTTATTTCCGTTGACGTTCAAACTGCACAAGGAACCGATTATGCTGCTGACGATGCTGCTTGCCCTGGGCGTCGTTTTCCGTCCCTATCCCTGTGTTGGCGACATCGGGATGTACCTTTCGTTGCTTCCCCTGTGGAAATCGATCTCAAAGT TCATGGGCCACAATTACATCGTGGGAGCAACGATGCTGGTAACGAGCATCCTGGGACCGACCGTATGGCATCTTTGGATCTACTCCAACTCGGCCAACGCCAACTTCTACTTCGGGATGACTCTAGTCTTCTGCACAGCGCAGATTTTCCTCATCACCGACCTGTTCTTTGCCTACATAAAGCGCGAATTTTGCCTCAAGCACGGAATGAACATCACCATCGACGGCAAGGAAGCCCGGATTGCGCTGGAGTGA